A window of the Streptomyces sp. NBC_01351 genome harbors these coding sequences:
- a CDS encoding CGNR zinc finger domain-containing protein, with protein sequence MELAHYSDFAVRLVNTEEPARNKDSLTSVDAVRALFGASQQMARRVTDTDVTRFRNVRARLRSVFEAADGGDHVLAVDLLNSLLMEFPVSPQVSGHETLDDTGRPDWHIHLADHPSNASAGYAAIASFGLAFHLTEHGPDRLGLCQAPPCRNAYLDTSTNRSRRYCSDRCATRANVAAYRARKRLEAEASAQSGRTAETAQESRALSER encoded by the coding sequence GTGGAACTGGCCCATTACTCGGACTTCGCCGTGCGCCTGGTCAACACCGAGGAGCCGGCCCGCAACAAGGACTCGCTCACCTCGGTGGACGCCGTCCGCGCCCTGTTCGGCGCCAGCCAGCAGATGGCCCGCCGCGTCACCGACACCGACGTCACCCGCTTCCGCAACGTCCGGGCCCGGCTGCGCAGCGTCTTCGAGGCCGCCGACGGAGGCGACCACGTCCTCGCCGTCGACCTGCTGAACTCCCTGCTCATGGAGTTCCCCGTCAGCCCCCAGGTATCCGGCCACGAGACCCTCGACGACACCGGACGCCCCGACTGGCACATCCACCTCGCCGACCACCCCTCGAACGCCTCCGCCGGCTACGCCGCCATCGCCTCCTTCGGCCTGGCCTTCCACCTCACCGAGCACGGCCCCGACCGCCTCGGCCTGTGCCAGGCCCCGCCCTGCCGCAACGCCTACCTCGACACCTCCACCAACCGCTCCCGGCGCTACTGCTCCGACCGCTGCGCCACCCGCGCCAACGTCGCCGCCTACCGCGCCCGCAAGCGACTGGAGGCCGAGGCCTCCGCCCAGAGCGGGCGCACCGCCGAAACCGCCCAGGAGAGCCGCGCCCTCAGCGAGCGCTGA
- a CDS encoding DUF6104 family protein, whose amino-acid sequence MYFTDRGIEELEKRRGEEEVTFEWLAEQLRTFVDLNPDFEVPVERLATWLARLDDEDDDADE is encoded by the coding sequence TTGTACTTCACCGATCGCGGCATCGAGGAGCTGGAGAAGCGGCGCGGCGAGGAGGAGGTCACCTTCGAGTGGCTCGCCGAACAGCTGCGCACCTTCGTCGACCTGAACCCGGACTTCGAGGTCCCGGTGGAACGCCTGGCCACCTGGCTGGCCCGCCTGGACGACGAGGACGACGACGCCGACGAGTGA
- the sodX gene encoding nickel-type superoxide dismutase maturation protease — MVENTRPRKQFGVAEVTGPSMAPTLLNGDQLLVRYGARVRPGAVVVLRHPFQQDLLVVKRAVERRPGGCWWVLGDNPYNETGDSTVYGPVPDELVLATAVLRFRPREEGQRSLRARLSWAVSAVRPLWAEASASSRLRAR, encoded by the coding sequence ATGGTGGAGAACACGCGCCCGCGGAAGCAGTTCGGGGTGGCCGAGGTGACGGGGCCGTCGATGGCGCCCACGCTGCTGAACGGCGACCAGCTGCTGGTCCGCTACGGGGCCCGCGTGCGGCCGGGCGCGGTGGTCGTGCTGCGCCACCCCTTCCAGCAGGACCTGCTGGTGGTCAAGCGGGCCGTGGAGCGACGGCCGGGCGGCTGCTGGTGGGTGCTCGGCGACAACCCGTACAACGAGACCGGCGACAGCACCGTCTACGGGCCGGTGCCCGACGAGCTGGTGCTGGCGACGGCGGTCCTGCGCTTCCGGCCGCGCGAGGAGGGTCAGCGCTCGCTGAGGGCGCGGCTCTCCTGGGCGGTTTCGGCGGTGCGCCCGCTCTGGGCGGAGGCCTCGGCCTCCAGTCGCTTGCGGGCGCGGTAG
- a CDS encoding class I SAM-dependent methyltransferase produces the protein MANTTDTAATADAAGPTGTAPSAAEAAIGTGDWQAWQDSWDRQQEWYMPDREERFRVMLDMVEALVGPTPRVLDLACGTGSITDRVLKRFPGATSTGVDLDPALLTIAEGHFSGDERVTFVTADLKDPDWRAALPHDTYDAVLTATALHWLPSKDLAVLYGQLAPLVAPGGVFMNADHMPDPATPRIDAAEHAHRHAGMDRAKAAGVADWREWWALAAADPLLAEPTKRRFEIYGEHADGDTPSETWHARTLLDAGFAEARTVWRSPSDALVLGLK, from the coding sequence ATGGCGAATACGACGGATACGGCGGCCACGGCGGATGCGGCAGGTCCGACGGGCACGGCTCCGAGTGCGGCGGAAGCGGCTATCGGCACCGGGGACTGGCAGGCCTGGCAGGACAGCTGGGACCGGCAGCAGGAGTGGTACATGCCCGACCGCGAGGAGCGGTTCCGGGTGATGCTGGACATGGTCGAGGCACTGGTCGGCCCCACCCCCCGGGTACTTGATCTCGCGTGCGGTACGGGAAGTATTACGGACCGCGTCCTCAAGCGGTTCCCGGGTGCCACCAGTACGGGCGTCGATCTCGACCCGGCGCTGTTGACGATCGCCGAAGGCCACTTCTCCGGCGACGAGCGCGTCACCTTCGTGACCGCCGACCTCAAGGACCCCGACTGGCGCGCCGCGCTCCCCCACGACACCTACGACGCGGTCCTCACGGCCACCGCCCTGCACTGGCTGCCCAGCAAGGACCTGGCCGTCCTCTACGGACAGCTCGCACCACTGGTGGCCCCGGGCGGGGTGTTCATGAACGCCGACCACATGCCCGACCCGGCCACCCCGCGCATCGACGCCGCCGAACACGCCCACCGGCACGCCGGCATGGACCGGGCCAAGGCGGCCGGGGTGGCGGACTGGCGCGAGTGGTGGGCCCTGGCGGCCGCCGACCCGCTGCTCGCCGAGCCGACGAAGCGGCGCTTCGAGATCTACGGGGAGCACGCCGACGGCGACACCCCCTCCGAGACCTGGCACGCCCGAACGCTCCTCGACGCCGGGTTCGCGGAGGCCCGTACGGTCTGGCGCTCGCCCTCGGACGCGCTGGTCCTAGGTCTGAAGTAG
- a CDS encoding VMAP-C domain-containing protein: MTDGRTGGSARAFELLEPLVLAATVRVHAPPGGYGSPGPGTTWGSGFFIAPGWVLTCAHVVGEGGGATMRITGREVGITFPSGGSGATGTVVGRVECVLPERLDERRPARGALWDLPDLALVKVLAPVSHACVWLTDRSRPRFDEVAYFGCTEDLGTPEITGRTTRLRGSAGNGAAIRLGDDDEIEPGMSGGPVVDLVRGEVVGVVKARRHTGGGGLAVSVVQLRTLPSGRHGQSGLYHRVVQAHDLHHYDEHLSDLDSRRTWTDVQDELAAPAGGDPYGGRGRLAPGERTTLFGLLAELPPPGSSEVVRALVEAARGEEPDPHPPAPLSWRDGVGMLYDPPGGAGEAAAMLRYATDVSVADYREPPAPGADEELWDWTRAAAVRLWRPQRRELGERRERGLLDREERLRATARRTVRGPGAAARGPGGGPQAGSSVLLELWAHAWEAGVYDWRVSVLAGPPHPGRVTPVDSGVRTCLRELPEALRAALAEAFRRTDTDGAAAVLEVAVDPELFGVAVDDWRLVGGVPVGAQRPVVFRWAAGSRPPTSGAAARWARVLAGPLLDERADCVRGRPRGPSPQWLAGLPDNTVPVHCRAPERDPALGSLHAVRDLGYGVVVIRRPPPDPGAPCAPFHRGEREELADAGGGEALPQRLRALRRRMYEADPDAYWAAGSGLVWEDPARPLPDDEPLQGDL; this comes from the coding sequence ATGACGGACGGGCGCACGGGCGGATCCGCGCGCGCCTTCGAGCTCCTCGAACCCCTCGTTCTGGCGGCGACCGTACGCGTCCACGCGCCCCCGGGCGGGTATGGGTCCCCTGGGCCCGGGACCACCTGGGGGAGCGGCTTCTTCATCGCCCCCGGCTGGGTCCTGACGTGCGCGCACGTGGTCGGCGAAGGGGGTGGGGCCACCATGCGCATCACCGGGCGCGAGGTCGGCATCACCTTCCCCTCCGGGGGCAGTGGTGCGACCGGGACCGTCGTCGGGCGCGTGGAGTGCGTGCTGCCCGAGCGGCTGGACGAGCGGCGCCCCGCGCGCGGCGCCCTGTGGGACCTGCCCGACCTGGCGCTCGTGAAGGTTCTCGCGCCCGTCTCGCACGCCTGCGTCTGGCTGACCGACCGCTCCAGGCCCCGCTTCGACGAGGTCGCCTACTTCGGGTGCACCGAGGACCTCGGCACCCCCGAGATCACCGGGCGCACCACCCGGCTGCGCGGCAGCGCGGGCAACGGCGCGGCCATCCGGCTCGGCGACGACGACGAGATCGAGCCCGGCATGTCCGGCGGCCCCGTGGTGGACCTCGTACGCGGCGAGGTGGTCGGCGTCGTCAAGGCCCGCCGGCACACGGGCGGCGGTGGGCTCGCCGTGTCCGTGGTGCAGCTGCGGACCCTGCCGAGCGGCCGGCACGGGCAGAGCGGGCTCTACCACCGCGTCGTGCAGGCCCACGACCTGCACCACTACGACGAGCACCTCAGCGACCTGGACTCCCGCCGGACCTGGACGGACGTACAGGACGAGCTCGCCGCGCCGGCCGGCGGCGACCCGTACGGCGGGCGCGGCCGGCTCGCTCCCGGGGAACGCACCACGCTCTTCGGGCTGCTCGCCGAACTGCCCCCGCCCGGCTCCTCCGAGGTCGTACGCGCCCTCGTCGAGGCGGCGCGCGGGGAGGAGCCGGATCCGCATCCGCCGGCCCCGCTGAGCTGGCGCGACGGGGTGGGGATGCTGTACGACCCGCCGGGCGGGGCGGGGGAGGCCGCGGCGATGCTCCGCTACGCCACCGACGTGAGCGTCGCCGACTACCGCGAGCCGCCCGCCCCCGGCGCGGACGAGGAGCTGTGGGACTGGACCCGGGCGGCGGCCGTACGGCTGTGGCGCCCGCAGCGGCGGGAGCTGGGCGAGCGCCGCGAGCGGGGCCTGCTGGACCGGGAGGAACGGCTGCGCGCCACGGCCCGGCGGACGGTGCGGGGCCCGGGGGCCGCCGCCCGCGGACCGGGCGGCGGCCCGCAGGCCGGGTCTTCGGTGTTGCTGGAGCTGTGGGCGCACGCCTGGGAGGCGGGCGTCTACGACTGGCGGGTCTCGGTGCTCGCCGGCCCGCCGCATCCGGGGCGGGTGACGCCCGTCGACTCGGGCGTACGGACCTGCCTGCGGGAGTTGCCCGAGGCGCTGCGGGCGGCGCTCGCGGAGGCCTTCCGGCGTACGGACACGGACGGGGCGGCGGCCGTGCTCGAAGTCGCCGTCGACCCCGAGCTGTTCGGGGTGGCGGTGGACGACTGGCGGCTGGTCGGCGGGGTGCCGGTCGGGGCGCAGCGGCCGGTGGTGTTCCGCTGGGCGGCCGGCAGCCGGCCGCCGACGTCCGGGGCGGCCGCCCGGTGGGCCAGGGTGCTGGCGGGCCCGCTCCTCGACGAACGCGCCGACTGCGTGCGCGGGCGCCCGCGCGGCCCGTCGCCGCAGTGGCTGGCCGGGCTCCCGGACAACACCGTCCCCGTGCACTGCCGGGCACCGGAACGGGACCCCGCCCTCGGCTCGCTGCACGCCGTACGGGACCTCGGGTACGGGGTCGTGGTGATCCGGCGGCCCCCGCCCGACCCGGGGGCTCCGTGCGCGCCCTTCCACCGCGGGGAACGGGAGGAACTGGCCGACGCCGGCGGGGGCGAGGCGCTGCCGCAGCGGTTGAGGGCCCTGCGCAGGCGGATGTACGAGGCGGACCCGGACGCGTACTGGGCCGCGGGATCGGGACTGGTGTGGGAGGACCCGGCGCGGCCGCTGCCGGACGACGAACCTCTGCAGGGCGACCTGTGA
- the sodN gene encoding superoxide dismutase, Ni — translation MLSRLFAPKAKVSAHCDLPCGVYDPAQARIEAESVKAVQEKYQANDDADFRARAITIKEQRAELAKHHVSVLWSDYFKPPHFEKYPQLHTLVNDTLKALSAAKASNDPATGAKALELIAEIDRIFWETKAA, via the coding sequence ATGCTTTCCCGCCTCTTCGCCCCCAAGGCGAAGGTCTCCGCCCACTGCGATCTTCCGTGCGGCGTGTACGACCCTGCCCAGGCCCGCATCGAGGCCGAGTCCGTCAAGGCCGTGCAGGAGAAGTACCAGGCCAACGACGACGCCGACTTCCGCGCGCGCGCCATCACCATCAAGGAGCAGCGCGCCGAGCTCGCCAAGCACCACGTTTCGGTGCTGTGGAGCGACTACTTCAAGCCCCCGCACTTCGAGAAGTACCCGCAGCTGCACACCCTGGTCAACGACACCCTGAAGGCCCTCTCGGCCGCCAAGGCGTCGAACGACCCGGCGACCGGCGCGAAGGCTCTTGAGCTCATCGCCGAGATCGACCGCATCTTCTGGGAGACCAAGGCGGCCTGA